One part of the Chloroflexota bacterium genome encodes these proteins:
- a CDS encoding branched-chain amino acid transaminase: MGDVAFFQKRFMPLSEAKIGIMTHALHYGTACFEGIRGNWNSEEKQIYLFRVREHFERLKKSCHILKIGLPYSVDELCQFTVELVGKNGYQEDIYVRPLAYKSSQVVGVRLHNLEDDFLMFVIPFGPYLDLNKGCRCCVSTWRRIDDNMIPPRAKVTGLYVNSALAKTEAWENGFDEGIILNQDGRVSEGSGENIFLVVEGKLVTPPSSDNILVGITRNTIIELARNELGMETVERSIGRNELYIADECFLTGTAAHLAPVIEIDHRRIGEGVVGKTTKKLQQLYFDVVRGKNSRYIDWCTPARSHKAVV, from the coding sequence TTGGGAGACGTTGCTTTTTTTCAAAAACGATTCATGCCGCTGTCGGAAGCGAAAATAGGGATTATGACGCATGCCCTTCACTATGGCACAGCCTGTTTCGAAGGGATCAGGGGAAACTGGAACAGTGAAGAGAAACAGATTTACCTCTTCCGTGTCAGAGAACACTTCGAGAGACTAAAGAAGAGTTGCCACATATTGAAGATCGGCCTTCCGTATAGCGTTGATGAGCTGTGCCAGTTCACGGTGGAACTGGTGGGGAAGAATGGCTATCAGGAGGATATCTACGTTCGGCCTCTGGCATACAAGAGCTCTCAGGTGGTGGGGGTGAGGCTGCACAATCTGGAAGACGATTTCCTTATGTTCGTCATTCCTTTCGGGCCCTATTTAGACTTAAATAAGGGCTGCCGATGCTGCGTCTCCACATGGCGCCGTATTGATGACAACATGATCCCGCCTCGAGCCAAGGTAACGGGCCTTTACGTGAATAGCGCTCTGGCGAAGACAGAAGCCTGGGAGAACGGCTTTGACGAGGGCATCATCCTTAACCAGGACGGCCGTGTCTCCGAAGGGAGCGGGGAGAATATCTTTCTCGTTGTGGAAGGCAAGCTGGTCACGCCACCTTCATCGGATAACATTCTGGTGGGCATTACCCGGAATACGATAATCGAGTTGGCCAGGAACGAGCTGGGCATGGAAACGGTAGAGAGATCCATCGGCCGCAACGAGCTTTATATTGCGGACGAGTGCTTCCTCACGGGGACCGCAGCCCATTTGGCCCCGGTTATTGAGATTGACCACCGCCGCATAGGCGAGGGAGTTGTCGGCAAGACGACCAAGAAGCTGCAACAGCTTTACTTCGACGTGGTGCGCGGTAAGAACTCCAGGTACATCGACTGGTGCACCCCTGCCCGCTCCCACAAGGCAGTGGTATGA
- the miaB gene encoding tRNA (N6-isopentenyl adenosine(37)-C2)-methylthiotransferase MiaB, whose translation MPCYYIWTIGCQMNKADSEQIAGYLEDAGYSSVTSAEEADFVLLNSCVVRQNAENKVLNKLNSVRALKKRSPDVTVALTGCLVDSQTEELRERFPWVDLVFRPQQWEVLSQWLESHEAPRFEGISCPISRKPPVSVYVPVMHGCNNFCSYCIVPYRRGREKSRDLEEICCEVRALVKQGAREVTLLGQSIGSYGHDLPYKTDLADLLGELNRTEGLLRIRFLTNHPKDMSQKLIHAVAKLEKVCEHLSLPLQAGDDEILRAMRRGYTSEQYQNLVAQIRSAIPDVALSTDVIVGFPDETDEQFQRTMDMIQRIRFDRVHVAAYSTRPGTIASRRFDDNVPAEKKDLRLQQVEALHESIAAEINAAFLGQAVEVLVEGKKKGKWLGRTRGDKLVFFSGNECLGNEAFGNECLGNEAFENECLGNGALGNECLAGQLVQVEIEKTSAWALQGRRCS comes from the coding sequence ATGCCTTGCTATTACATCTGGACCATCGGCTGTCAAATGAACAAAGCAGATTCAGAACAGATAGCTGGCTATCTGGAAGACGCTGGCTATTCCTCTGTAACCAGTGCCGAAGAGGCCGACTTCGTTTTGCTGAATAGCTGCGTGGTGCGCCAGAATGCCGAGAACAAAGTGCTCAACAAGCTGAACTCCGTCAGGGCGTTGAAGAAGAGATCCCCTGATGTCACTGTCGCCCTCACTGGTTGCCTGGTAGATTCCCAGACTGAGGAACTGAGAGAACGATTCCCCTGGGTCGACCTCGTCTTCCGACCACAGCAGTGGGAAGTCCTCTCCCAATGGCTTGAAAGCCACGAGGCACCTCGCTTCGAAGGGATAAGCTGCCCCATTTCTCGCAAGCCTCCTGTCAGCGTCTATGTCCCCGTCATGCACGGTTGCAACAATTTTTGTTCCTATTGCATCGTCCCCTACCGCCGGGGAAGAGAGAAAAGCCGCGATTTGGAGGAGATTTGCTGTGAGGTTCGGGCTCTGGTCAAGCAGGGTGCCAGGGAGGTCACTCTCCTCGGTCAGAGTATCGGCTCCTACGGACACGACCTGCCTTACAAGACTGATCTGGCTGACCTATTGGGTGAATTGAACCGAACAGAAGGTTTGCTACGCATACGCTTCCTGACGAACCACCCCAAAGACATGAGCCAGAAACTGATACACGCGGTAGCCAAACTGGAAAAGGTCTGTGAGCACCTCAGTCTGCCCCTTCAAGCTGGCGATGACGAGATTCTAAGAGCAATGAGGCGGGGCTACACCTCAGAGCAATACCAGAATCTGGTAGCCCAGATACGCTCCGCCATTCCTGACGTGGCTCTCAGCACTGATGTCATCGTCGGCTTCCCTGATGAAACCGACGAGCAATTCCAGAGGACCATGGACATGATTCAGCGAATCCGATTCGATAGGGTTCATGTGGCTGCATATTCGACGAGACCAGGCACTATTGCCTCAAGAAGATTTGACGATAATGTCCCCGCTGAGAAGAAAGATCTCCGACTTCAACAGGTGGAAGCTCTGCATGAATCCATCGCTGCCGAAATCAACGCGGCTTTCCTGGGGCAGGCGGTCGAGGTTTTGGTAGAGGGGAAAAAGAAAGGCAAATGGCTGGGCCGTACCAGGGGGGACAAGCTGGTATTTTTTTCGGGGAACGAATGCCTGGGAAACGAAGCTTTTGGAAACGAATGCCTGGGAAACGAAGCTTTTGAAAACGAATGCCTGGGAAACGGCGCTCTTGGAAACGAATGCCTGGCGGGGCAACTGGTGCAGGTCGAGATCGAAAAGACCAGCGCCTGGGCACTTCAGGGGAGAAGGTGTAGCTAG